The window AAACTGAGCTCTCTGCCGACAGAAACTGGGGAGTGGTGTACGGAAAAGGAGTGGAGAAATATCTCCTCAACGATGGCCGTAGCTATGATATTCCCACTCGCTGGACGGCAACCGTGGTGCTGGAAGAGGGGCACTGGAAAATCAGAACCATTCACTTCGGCACCAATTTTGTCGACAATCCACTGATCAACGAGGCCACAAACGCAATCACGAAGGTCATGTATGGCGCGGGCGGCGGCGGAGTTGTTGTTGGTTTGCTTATTGGCTTTTTGCTGTTCAGAAGAAAAAGTAAAAGCTAGCCCTCATCGACCATGTCCACTGTCATGACGTCAGCGGACAGGAAATGCCCTTTCGCCAGCAGGAGCGAAAGGGCGATTTCATCATTTTCTGGCGGCTTCTGCCGGAAACACAAATGCCATGTCAGCAGGCGCGCCCATAGGCGGCGCCGGGCGTACGCCATGACGCCAGAGGCTAAAATAGATGCGCCAGAACGTGGGTCTGGCCTGATCGTCAATCAGCGAAGGGAGTTTGTACCAGGGCGCGGCGGGGTGCTGATGATGCGCCAGGTGACAGTAATAGTTGAGCGCCAGCCAGCGTGAAATGGGCAGGACCTTCAGATTCCACGCGCCATTTTTGATATCCCGGCGCGTCCAGGCATGATTGACATACTGTAGCGCTGACCAGTGCAGACCAAAGGCCCACAGGCAGGCGATATAGCTCAGGATATGTAAATCCAGCAGCCAGAAGAGAAGCGCCTGATAGCCAAAGGCCAGCGCCAGTTCACACCATACAGCCAGCGGCGGCAGTTTGATCAGTTCCGGGATTTGCGAGCCAAAGCCTAGAGCAGGACCTATTTTTTTTACAAATACATCAGAGCGGTAAAACCACCACGCGACCAGCCATATTGCATTGCCCAGCACCACGCAGAAATAATACAGACCGAGTAAATTCCCCCCGTACAGCCAGACGTTACGCAGCCATTTGGGCTGATGGGTAAGGTAGTAATCGTATAGTTCGCCGTCGGTGCGGTTATTGTCGTGATGATTAAGATGGGCGCGGCGCTGTAATAAAAATGACGTCGGAAACGCCCAGCCGGCCACAACGCCAATAAGTCGATTCCCCCAGTCATGGCGGGACGCTACCCCGTGTACCGCTTCATGCATAATCGCAAAGGGCATATTGTTGATCAGGGCGTAAAACCAGATAGCGATTACCCCCCAATACCACTCTGCATGGCTGGCGACCCACAGGGAGCACGCCGCGAGGGACAGGGAGAAAATCAGAAGAAATGTATTAACGGTAAGTCGCATGATTCATCCATAAATTTAGCGCACAAAGGTACAAATTATAATGGAAATCAATATTAATAAAGGGGGAATAAATAGCGCTTTAATCCGAAAATTGCCTCAATACGCTTGCTTATCCGATAGAGCATTTCGGATCAACATCTCATTTATGCCGTTCCTGACATTCATTCGCGACACGTTAAGCATTTCTTAAGACGGGTGAAATGTAATTCAACCTATTCCGGAGCTTTTAGCTGTCAGGCTCTTTGTATAAGGACAATCACATTAAGGAACGGTATGAATAAAAAAATTCTTTCCTGCGTTATTTCGCTTTCTCTGGGAGCGACATCTGTCAGTAGTCAGGCTGCAAGTTGCCCGGATAATCTGCAAAAACTCACTGCCGCCGAACGGGAAAAGCTTCCGGCAAACTGTGCTGAAAATCATGAGAGCAGTTCGCTGTGGTGGTGGGTTGGCGGCGGCGCAGCGCTCGCGGCGACCGGAATAGCCATTGCCGCAGGCGGCGGTGGCGGAGGCGATAATGATAACGATGATAATGACTTCGACGACTACGATGATTACGTAGAGTATTACGTACGCAACGGCGCCTGGCCTGCGGGTACGCCGCAATCGGTTATTGACCGCTGGAATAGCCATAATAACGGCAACAATAATAACGGCGGCAATTCCGGACAGGGCAATAACGGTGATAATCCTGGCGTAACCAGCGATAGCTTCAGCGCCCATTTAAATAGCAGCGGAACCAATGTCTCTTCTTTTACCTTTAACCAGCCAGGCGGCACCCTGAATATTGATACCAGCAGTTCGGTTAGCGGCAATAACCAATATACTGCCAGGGCCAGCGGCCAGGGATTGCATATCTCGCAGCTGACCGGCGCCACCACCACCGCGCAAAATGACGCAACCGCCCTGTTTGTCAGCGGTCGCCAGGCCACCGTGAATATCGCCGGAAATCTGGTAGCCAACGGCAATGACGCAACTGTGCTGGAGCTTAATGGCGCTGACAGCAGCGTTACGCTGGCAGCATCCAGTAAAACTACCGCCACTAATGGCGCGCATGCGATGGATATCGAAGGCGCTAACGCCAGCGTATCCGTGCTTGGCGCACTTACCGTGTCCGGCTGGGACAGCACAGGCATCGCCATCGACGGTCAGAAGGCGCAGCTCACCATCGGCAATACCGCCACGGTGGATGTCTCCTCTCTGAACGGTACCTGGCGCGACGACGACGTTATCGCCAGCGCCTTTGATATTGACGGCAACTACCTTCAGGTCACGCAGAACAGTAATAACTTCGTGGTTGGCGCCAACGCTACCGGCATTGATGCCGAAGCCAGCCTGGGCGGCAGCGTAAGGCAGAACGGCACCATGACCATCAGCGGTAGCGGCGCGACCGGAATACGCATTGAAAGTGAAAGCGCCAGCGGCAGCCTGACCGCCACCAACAGCGGTAAGCTTAACGTTTCCGGCGGCGGCGCTGGTATGAGCGCCAGCGGCTATGGCGCATCGCTGGTGAATACCGGGGAGATCGTAGTGAATAACAGCGGTAGCGCGCTCAGCGCCGCCCGCGGCGCCACTGCCATTAACAAAGGCACCATTACCCTGCGCGCTGACAACGGTATTGCAAGCGGAACGCTCACCGCCATGCGGGGTATGGGCAACAGCACCCTGATTAACGACAGCGAGGGCATCATTCACGTTAATGCCAGCGGAGCCGCACCGTTTACCACGGCAAACTCCAGCGACACTATCGTCAACCGGGGAAAAATTTACGTTAACGGCAGCGACGCGACTCAACAGTATGCGCTGAATAATTACATCATCGGTACGCAAAGCGCCGGCCAGGCGGGGACTCTGTTCGCTCAGAATCTGAGTCTGGAAACGGTGCAGGTCGATACCGCTTTCACCACGCAGACCAGCGACACGACGGTGCGCTTTGATGATGTTATTGTTGGCGACAACCTGAACGGGGCGGAGAAGATTCAGTCCACCAGCGTCGTCTGGTCAGCACAGGGCGTTGAAAATGCGCAGGGCAATATTGACGTCGTGATGAACAAAAAACGTTACGACACCCTGGTGAGCGATGCCTCCCTGAAGCAGGCTGCCCGGGCGCTGGAGTCAGGTTATCAGGCCAGCGCGCTTTACAGCAGTCTTAACCAGGCATCCGTCAGCGCTCTGAATCATGCTATTTCACAGATCTCCGGTCGCGACATCGGGATGGCCCTGAAGCAGGCCAGAATGTTGAGCAGTCGCTTTGACCGCATGGCGGACAACACGCTGAAATCACCAGACGGGCTGGGTTTCAACGTGGTAGAACGCAGCAATCCTCAGGCGGAACTGGGGGAAAAAGGCCGTTATGACATGGTCGCCGTGACGCAGGATTTCACTTACGGCAGCCATCAGTTTACCCTGCGTTACGGACTGGCGCGGATCGACGGCAGTGACAGCAACAGTTCCGATGGTATTACCGGTGGCTATAGTCAGTTCCTGGGCCTGCATCACCAGCGGCCCGTAGGCGACTGGCAGTGGAAAAACCAGCTTGATGCAACAATTCATCAGCTCGATACCACGCGCAACATTCGCTACGACGGCGTTAGCCGACAGGCTGATGCCTCCAGTGAACAGCAGGAGCTGCGTTTCGCCTCGACGCTGGGTAAAACGCTCTCTCTGAGCGAGGGGTTAACCATTGAGCCGTATGCCGGTTTCAATCTGCGTTTACACCATGCCGACGCCTTGCGGGAGCGCCGGGCCGGTGAGTGGAACTTACGTCTTGATGCCCGTGAAAAAACTGCCGTCGACGCGATAGCCGGTGTTCATCTTGCCTGGTTTAACGACAACGGCCTGATGGTCAATGCGACGCTGGAAGGCGGTCCTGTCCTGCACTATCGGGAGCGGAACGGTTATGCCCGCCTGTCCAGTCAGCTTGGCGTACGTTTTAAAAACGCCAGCCAGCAGGGCAGTAAAATTTCCAGCAGCGCCCAGGTTGGGATGCACTGGATACATAATAACAGCGCGCTGGGGCTGAACGCCTACCACTGGCAGGAAGATAATCAGCAGGACAAAGGATTGTTGTTGAAATTTAATTATCAGTTCTGATGGCGCGCCCATTGCTGCGATTTCTGCAGGGCCGCAGCAATAATGGTGTATTACCGGTTGGTCAGGGTAAAAGGCGTTATCAGAAGGCTGGATGCTGTGGATATTCGTGTCGAAAAGCGTTACGCGTTGGTCACGCTGTTATCATCTGAATAAATATAAATCAGAACAACAGCGTTGTTGGCTGGATAGGGAAATTATTGTATTGAATGTAAATGAATTTTATTTCTAAGGTTAAAACGGAGTCTTCAATAAGGCTTCGTTATTATTGTTATCTTGAAATGTCCTTTCTGTTATATTTTAAGATGTTGTTTTAGATGTAATAAAATATTTAGTCGGTTCTATATCGTTGCAAATACTACGAGTTTTATAGAGTAGTAACAATCAATAAGCTGGTCAGTTAGTCAAGTATTATGGAATGAAGTTAGTTTCTCTTTTTACTTTTTCTTATATGTCCAGAGTACTGATCATACCACTTTGACACTCTAAATATTGCAAATACCGCAGCTAATGCAGAAAAAATAGCATATACGAAGATAAAATACCCAAGCCCACTGACTGCTTTAAGACAGATGATATAGATTAAGCTATACTGTTTAAGCAAAAAAAACTCGCCAAGTAAAACAACACAATAAGATTTAGCTATTAAACCAATTAATATAGATAATATTTGAAGAAAAATGAAATGTACAAATGCGGCATTGACTTCCATAAAAGGTGATGTTTTATTCTCTTCAGAGCCAGAAATTAATTCTCTAAAATTATCATCACCTATTGCAATCCACATTGCAAACCCACCTAGAGAAAATCCTAAAAGGTTTGGCATTAGGGATAAAATATCATTCCACCATCCTACATGTGACCATGTAGGATAAAGAATGATAGTCATAACAACAGACATTCGGAAATAGCAGCTTTTACAGAGGGCTCGCCACCCTCCATACATATGCCAGTAATCCTTCAATATACTGTTTTTTAACATTATTCCCTCAGTTTACTTATAAATTCTTTTGTAAGAGCGTAAGCTTCCTGTAGCAAGAGTGCAATAGGTAGTGTCACAACTGGATCATAACTCGCACTACGTTGTAACGGTTTATCTATAGTAGACAATCTTTCTACGTGGCCACTCTCATTTTTTCGTTTAATTTCAACCTGACCATTTCGTGCCGCAATCAGAGCATCACGCTTTAGTTTTTTATCAGGTTTAATTTGCCCATCTCTTTCAGCTTTATATGTTTTATCTTCTTCGATAACACCAATAGCTTTAAATCGCTCTTGAAATTCATGTTCAGCACTAACCAAATCATCTGGATTAGGTCTGCGCGTTACCATAGATAACAGCGTAATACCTTTAAGCGATAACATTCGTTCTACAGCATCAGGTTCTGTTAAACTCGTAACATTTACAACCCCATATTTTTCTTTAATCTTTTCATTAGAAAAAAGAGTGTTTAAAAACTTCTCCATTTGGCGAGGGGAAATATTCTTTTGTGCGTGCTGATTTTCGTAAACCAGCAAGTGAACATTGGGGAGGAATATAAATGAAAACCGAGAAACATTTGGTTTCATATCATCAGGAATGACAATTTGCTCTTTTTCTTCATCTGTAGCCAACTCTTTACGGCTAATACTATACCATTCGCCGTTCTTATTGATATCAGTATATTTTACTACTTCTCCTTCATAGGGCTCTGTTATAAGTTGTTCTCTATGCATTGGGTTGAAATGCTGTAATACCGCAAACTGATCGCCGTGGACGTTCACGTTTAAAAAAAGCTTTCTTGCATCTCTAAATAATTCAACATATTTTTGAGGACTATGGGGATGGATTGTGATATTAATAGCACCATATGAAAGTTTTTTTGCTCTAGCCATCTTAACATTCCCTTCACTAAGAAAAATAAAAATTACTATCCTGGAATCCTAATATCTATAAATGCCACTATAAGAAAATTTTTCTCTTACTTCATTAGACCTGAGTGTTAAATTGTTACCAATAAGATAATCCATACCGAATAGAATAC is drawn from Citrobacter rodentium NBRC 105723 = DSM 16636 and contains these coding sequences:
- a CDS encoding YybH family protein translates to MKKIVLILLTLVSFNVFASNSDDAIHRELRQAVGLVESAINTGEYDKMLPVLSKELRATPITQEFIHGKAGIVPYFHKWFGKDNFLKSMHISITADTQTELSADRNWGVVYGKGVEKYLLNDGRSYDIPTRWTATVVLEEGHWKIRTIHFGTNFVDNPLINEATNAITKVMYGAGGGGVVVGLLIGFLLFRRKSKS
- a CDS encoding fatty acid desaturase, giving the protein MRLTVNTFLLIFSLSLAACSLWVASHAEWYWGVIAIWFYALINNMPFAIMHEAVHGVASRHDWGNRLIGVVAGWAFPTSFLLQRRAHLNHHDNNRTDGELYDYYLTHQPKWLRNVWLYGGNLLGLYYFCVVLGNAIWLVAWWFYRSDVFVKKIGPALGFGSQIPELIKLPPLAVWCELALAFGYQALLFWLLDLHILSYIACLWAFGLHWSALQYVNHAWTRRDIKNGAWNLKVLPISRWLALNYYCHLAHHQHPAAPWYKLPSLIDDQARPTFWRIYFSLWRHGVRPAPPMGAPADMAFVFPAEAARK
- a CDS encoding autotransporter outer membrane beta-barrel domain-containing protein; the protein is MNKKILSCVISLSLGATSVSSQAASCPDNLQKLTAAEREKLPANCAENHESSSLWWWVGGGAALAATGIAIAAGGGGGGDNDNDDNDFDDYDDYVEYYVRNGAWPAGTPQSVIDRWNSHNNGNNNNGGNSGQGNNGDNPGVTSDSFSAHLNSSGTNVSSFTFNQPGGTLNIDTSSSVSGNNQYTARASGQGLHISQLTGATTTAQNDATALFVSGRQATVNIAGNLVANGNDATVLELNGADSSVTLAASSKTTATNGAHAMDIEGANASVSVLGALTVSGWDSTGIAIDGQKAQLTIGNTATVDVSSLNGTWRDDDVIASAFDIDGNYLQVTQNSNNFVVGANATGIDAEASLGGSVRQNGTMTISGSGATGIRIESESASGSLTATNSGKLNVSGGGAGMSASGYGASLVNTGEIVVNNSGSALSAARGATAINKGTITLRADNGIASGTLTAMRGMGNSTLINDSEGIIHVNASGAAPFTTANSSDTIVNRGKIYVNGSDATQQYALNNYIIGTQSAGQAGTLFAQNLSLETVQVDTAFTTQTSDTTVRFDDVIVGDNLNGAEKIQSTSVVWSAQGVENAQGNIDVVMNKKRYDTLVSDASLKQAARALESGYQASALYSSLNQASVSALNHAISQISGRDIGMALKQARMLSSRFDRMADNTLKSPDGLGFNVVERSNPQAELGEKGRYDMVAVTQDFTYGSHQFTLRYGLARIDGSDSNSSDGITGGYSQFLGLHHQRPVGDWQWKNQLDATIHQLDTTRNIRYDGVSRQADASSEQQELRFASTLGKTLSLSEGLTIEPYAGFNLRLHHADALRERRAGEWNLRLDAREKTAVDAIAGVHLAWFNDNGLMVNATLEGGPVLHYRERNGYARLSSQLGVRFKNASQQGSKISSSAQVGMHWIHNNSALGLNAYHWQEDNQQDKGLLLKFNYQF
- a CDS encoding DUF4747 family protein; this encodes MARAKKLSYGAINITIHPHSPQKYVELFRDARKLFLNVNVHGDQFAVLQHFNPMHREQLITEPYEGEVVKYTDINKNGEWYSISRKELATDEEKEQIVIPDDMKPNVSRFSFIFLPNVHLLVYENQHAQKNISPRQMEKFLNTLFSNEKIKEKYGVVNVTSLTEPDAVERMLSLKGITLLSMVTRRPNPDDLVSAEHEFQERFKAIGVIEEDKTYKAERDGQIKPDKKLKRDALIAARNGQVEIKRKNESGHVERLSTIDKPLQRSASYDPVVTLPIALLLQEAYALTKEFISKLRE